From a single Endozoicomonas euniceicola genomic region:
- a CDS encoding class I SAM-dependent methyltransferase, which yields MFNTNVFAEAYAQDKDHHPFRTDMERYSIVSWLEPIEDKRVLDLACGAGNYSRMFCRLGARKVTGVDSSQAMIASAISHTPEIMPVTYHTLAAEDYGSAIPYDLVFHAYLFNCASSPQKLNDFCRVIFQHLAVGGQMLGIMGMLGHYPSGRRNPSGCYAAYQGELSEGDAYTIFFPGQQEAVNHYWTRSTCHSALLEAGFSGVRWYFPVDNRSHQMPVDDWIELEENPVFIGISATRT from the coding sequence ATGTTCAACACAAACGTTTTTGCAGAAGCTTATGCTCAGGATAAAGACCATCACCCGTTTCGGACGGATATGGAGCGTTACTCGATAGTAAGCTGGCTGGAACCGATTGAAGATAAGCGGGTTCTGGATCTTGCCTGTGGAGCAGGGAATTACAGCCGGATGTTCTGTCGACTTGGCGCAAGGAAAGTGACAGGTGTCGACTCCTCCCAGGCAATGATAGCTTCCGCTATCAGCCACACACCAGAAATAATGCCGGTGACTTATCACACCCTGGCAGCCGAAGACTACGGCAGTGCCATTCCTTATGATCTTGTGTTTCACGCCTATTTGTTTAACTGCGCCTCTTCACCCCAAAAACTGAATGACTTTTGTCGTGTAATATTCCAACATCTTGCAGTGGGAGGTCAGATGTTGGGTATCATGGGAATGCTTGGCCATTACCCTTCAGGAAGAAGAAACCCCAGTGGTTGTTATGCGGCTTATCAGGGAGAACTGTCTGAGGGCGACGCTTATACGATATTTTTTCCCGGACAGCAGGAGGCAGTTAACCATTACTGGACTCGCAGCACATGCCATTCAGCCCTGTTAGAAGCGGGTTTTTCAGGTGTTCGCTGGTATTTCCCCGTAGATAATCGCAGTCATCAGATGCCTGTTGATGACTGGATTGAGCTTGAGGAAAACCCTGTTTTTATCGGTATCAGCGCAACCAGAACTTAA